The Campylobacter concisus nucleotide sequence GTATTAGATGAAGCAACAAGTGCTTTAGATAACAAAACAGAAGCAAAAATAATGGACGAGATATATGAAATAAGTCAAGATAAGACATTATTAATAATTGCACACAGATTAAGTACAATTGAAAGGTGTGATAGGAAGATAATGCTATCTAATGGAAAAATAATATGAACAATATCTTAAGACTAATAGGACGCACGAAAAATCTCTTTGAGGATGATATAAATGCACTTGATAAAGACCTAAAAGAGATAGTTTCAAGCTCAAGCTTTCTAGTTATCGGTGGGGCAGGATCTATAGGCTCTGCCGTGACAAAAGAGATCTTTATAAGAGATCCAAAAAAGCTCTACGTCGTCGACATCTCTGAAAACAACCTTGTCGAGCTAGTACGTGACATAAGAAGCGAGGTTGGATATATAAATGGTGACTTTAAAACTTTTGCCATAGATGTTGCAAGTGCCGAATTTGACGCACTTTTAGAGCAAAGTGGTGGATTTGACTATGTGTTAAATTTATCAGCGCTAAAGCATGTTAGAAGCGAAAAAGACCCATTTACACTCATGAGAATGCTTGAAACAAATATCTTTAACACCGACAAAACACTAGCACAAGCCTTTGGTATGAAGTCAAAAAAATATTTCTGCGTTAGCACCGATAAGGCTGCAAACCCTGTAAATTTAATGGGAGCTAGCAAGCGCATCATGGAGATGTTTGCGTTTAGACACTCTTTAAATATCAACGTCTCAATGGCTAGATTTGCAAACGTGGCATTTAGCGACGGTTCACTTCTTTTTGGCTTTCAAAAACGCATAGAAAAATCTCAGCCCATAGTCGCCCCAAACGATGTCAGGCGCTATTTTTTAACACCAAAAGAGAGTGGTGAGCTTTGTCTTTTAAGCACTATTTTTGGCGAAAATAGAGATATATTTTTTCCAAAATTAGATGAAAATTTAGACCTCATAACATTTAGTGAGATAGCCAAGCGATACTTAGAAAATTTAGGCTACAAGCCATTTTTGTGTGAAAATGAGGAGGAAGCCAGAAAGCTTGCGAAAGTGCTTCCAAAAGATGGACTTTACCCTTGCCTTTTTGCGTCTAGCGACACGACTGGAGAGAAGGACTATGAGGAGTTTTTCGTTGACGGCGAGAGACTTGACATGCAAAGGCTTCAAAATATCGGTATCGTCAAAAATGATGCAAATTTTGACAGGAAGAAGCTAGAAATTTTTAAAAACAATATTTTAAATTTAAAATCAAGCTTGACATGGAGCAAAGAGGACATTTTGCGCGAAGTTTTCGAGCTTATGCCGAATTTTATGCATAAAGAAACAGGAAAGTATCTCGATGAGAAAATGTGATTTTGACGAGGTTTTGAAATTTATAAAAAGCACCTTTGGCAAGGATAAAGCCCCGCTTCACGAGCCTAAATTTATAGGCAATGAGAAAAAATATCTACTTGAGTGCATCGACTCTAGTTTCGTCTCAAGTGTCGGTAAATTTGTAGATGAGCTTGAGAGTAAGCTAGCTCAAATGGTTGGTGCTAAATTCGCAGTTGCTACGACAAATGGCACCTCTGCGCTTCATATCTGCTTAAAGCTAGCTGGTGTTGGCCAAGATGACGAAGTGATCACACAGCCAGTTACCTTTATAGCCACTTGCAATGCCATTAGCTACCTTTTTGCAAAGCCAGTTTTTGTGGATGTCGACCTTGACACGCTTGGTATGTCGCCAGCAGCGCTTAGCGAGTTTTTAGAGAAAAACTGCAAGCTAAAAGGCGGCAAATGTGTAAATAAAACTAGCGGCAGGATAGTGCGTGCTTGCGTGCCTATGCATACTTTTGGACTACCTTGTAAGATAGATGAGATAGCTGAAATTTGCAAGCGTTGGAATATCGTTTTGGTAGAAGACTGTGCCGAGAGCCTTGGTAGCTACTACAAAGGCACTCATACAGGGAATTTTGGCAAGCTTGCAGCCATGAGCTTTAATGGCAATAAGATCGTCACAAGTGGAGGTGGCGGAGCTATCATCACAAACGATGAGGAGATAGCAAAGCACGCCAAATTTATCACCACAACGGCCAAGGTGCCACATCCTTTTGAGTATCGTCACAGCGAGATCGGCTACAACTACCGCTTGCCAAATTTAAATGCAGCTCTGCTTGTGGCACAGCTTGAAAATTTGGAGCTATTTTTAAAGAGCAAACGCGAACTTGCGATGATCTATAAAGAGTATTTTTCTAAATTTGATGATGTGAAATTTATAGATGAACCAGCGGACGCTAGGTCAAATTTTTGGCTAAACGCAGTGCTCTTTGAAAGTCATGAAAAACGAGATAAGTTTTTGAAATTTAGTAATGAAAATGGCGTTTTTACGCGTCCTATCTGGCAGCTCATGAATGAGCTTGATATGTTTAAGGACTGCCAAAGAGACGAGCTAAAAAATGCTAAATTTTTAAGCGATAGGATAGTAAATATCCCAAGTAGCGCAAGAGTTTAGTCATATATGCAAAATAATGAGGAGAGTGATATGAAACTTAAAATAGGGTATTTTGCAGATGGTATTTGGAGCCATAACGCATTTGATAAACTTATTAAAGATAAAGATATAGAAATAGAATTTATCTGTGCCAGATATGATTCAAATGATGAAAAACTTCTAAATTATGCAAACGAATTTAAAATTGACTATTTAAAGCATAAAGATATAAATTCTGATGAGTTTATTGACAGAATTAAACAATATGATTGTGATTTGTTTGTATCA carries:
- a CDS encoding UDP-N-acetylglucosamine 4,6-dehydratase, which produces MNNILRLIGRTKNLFEDDINALDKDLKEIVSSSSFLVIGGAGSIGSAVTKEIFIRDPKKLYVVDISENNLVELVRDIRSEVGYINGDFKTFAIDVASAEFDALLEQSGGFDYVLNLSALKHVRSEKDPFTLMRMLETNIFNTDKTLAQAFGMKSKKYFCVSTDKAANPVNLMGASKRIMEMFAFRHSLNINVSMARFANVAFSDGSLLFGFQKRIEKSQPIVAPNDVRRYFLTPKESGELCLLSTIFGENRDIFFPKLDENLDLITFSEIAKRYLENLGYKPFLCENEEEARKLAKVLPKDGLYPCLFASSDTTGEKDYEEFFVDGERLDMQRLQNIGIVKNDANFDRKKLEIFKNNILNLKSSLTWSKEDILREVFELMPNFMHKETGKYLDEKM
- a CDS encoding LegC family aminotransferase; this encodes MRKCDFDEVLKFIKSTFGKDKAPLHEPKFIGNEKKYLLECIDSSFVSSVGKFVDELESKLAQMVGAKFAVATTNGTSALHICLKLAGVGQDDEVITQPVTFIATCNAISYLFAKPVFVDVDLDTLGMSPAALSEFLEKNCKLKGGKCVNKTSGRIVRACVPMHTFGLPCKIDEIAEICKRWNIVLVEDCAESLGSYYKGTHTGNFGKLAAMSFNGNKIVTSGGGGAIITNDEEIAKHAKFITTTAKVPHPFEYRHSEIGYNYRLPNLNAALLVAQLENLELFLKSKRELAMIYKEYFSKFDDVKFIDEPADARSNFWLNAVLFESHEKRDKFLKFSNENGVFTRPIWQLMNELDMFKDCQRDELKNAKFLSDRIVNIPSSARV